The window GTAGCGGTTCTTAAAAGCATTGCTTACAAAGTCATTGATAAAGCTTTTATGATCTGCATTCCATTTTTTTATTATCGGTGCGCTTGCACTATCTGTACTAAGACTTAAACCATTTTCGCTGATTAATTTTTCGAAAGCAATATCGTTTTTGCTCAGTTGCCCGCCACTCAATTTTAGTGCAGCTGTAATGTCTTTGTAATTGTATGTGTAGCTGTCCATTCTGAAGCCGGGTATAAATTTAATCCGGTTGATAAATGTACTGTAACTGTTAGAAATCACATTCAGCTCATTGTTAAAATCGCTGTTGTTAATGAAGTTGTAATAATCGGCCGGGTAGGCTTCTACTTTAACTGTTGCTATATCTGGTAGTTTAAATGCACTTCTGTAAGCATATTCATAATTCCAGTGGTATTCCATTATGCGGTTTGCATATTCCAAAAGAATGTCCTTTTTCTTTACCTGATAAGCTTTGGCCGAAACTTTACCCAGTTGATTAAGCGAATCTAATTTAGTCTGTTCAATGGCTTGCAGGCCAAGTAGGTAGGTTTTATAATCGTTGGGTTTCATGTTCACCAGCATTTCTTGTATACGCTGGTAGTTATACTGGTCGATACTGTTTAATTGCCTCAGATTTTCATTCAATTGTGCGGCATTGCCAGTATATTTAATGGGGCCATTTCCCAATACCACAAAGAGTGTTTTGCCAGGCTCCAGATAGATGTCATTTTCATCCGCTACATCAGAACGCAAAAATACCCTTTGCAGATGGTACACTGGTATTTTGCGGTAGAAGTAGCCATTAGGCTCAATATTAACCAGGGCATTTTCCTGCTCGCCAGTAATAATATTATCGATGGCCAGCATCAGGGTTTTGGTATTCAGTTTAGCTGAATAGTTTTTAATGTATCCGCTAAAAACAGCACTGTCGTTTTTTAATAGCGGAAGCTGATAAACTTCCTTACTTAAAATCTGTGCACAGCTTTCTTTATTACTGCTTAAGCGTGTTGAAAGCTTGCCTATGGTTAGGTTAAGCTCGTTGTCGGCCAGTTTTTCTATGGTAATTTGTTTGGTAGCCTTGTTGTTGCTTAGGGTAAGGCTGTAGTGGTCACCCTTTTGTGTAATTGCCTGGTAAGTCCAAGCCTGCTGATCGAGTACCACGGCTTTATTGTAAAAAGCGATGGTTAAATCGCTGTTTTTTAGGTTGTACCATTCGGTGTACAAAGAAGGAGGTAGGGGTGTTTGCTTTTTTATGAGTTCAATGTCGTAAATTTTCCAGCCATCGCTGCTGTCTTCGCCGTAATCAATCATGCTGGTTGTGGTAGCTATTTTTGGGAAAATAAGTTCGTAGCTTGTTTTTCCGCTGGCAGGCATGATATACTGTTTGTTAAAAGGAATACCTTTTGTGGTTTTGATAAACAATTTTTCCTTTGCACCATTTACCTGTATATAGGTGTTTTTGGGAATGCGGATCCAATTTCCGGCAGGAGCAGTGGTTTCGAAGTTTAAAACGGTTGCGGTATCACTCAGGCTAATTTTAACAATTTTTAAGTTCGGGTTTTTTCCATCAAAGCCAACCAAGGGATCGGTAATCGTTTTTTGGGCTAAACTGGTTAAGCTAACTGGTGCTAGCAGGCAAGTTAAGGCCAGGCCTTTAAGCAGTTTGTTTAAGGGGGTGGGTGAGGAGTTCATGGGTTGTTAATTTGATTAGACAACTAAATTAAATAATTAAGCTATCCCTAAGCCTTAAATAATGTTAATTTTTTTTGCAGGTACATGAAGGTGTAGATGAAGCGTAATAGGGATGCCCGGCGCTAAATAATTGTTTGAATTTTATAATCAATTATTTGAATTGCGTAATTTTAAGAAACAACTCTGCCTTAAATTTGTAGGAGTATAATACTTTAAAATTTAAACTTATGATAGCAACAAAAGGATATGCGGCGCAAAGCCCAACAACAGATCTTGCACCATGGAACTTCGAGCGTAGAGAAGTTGGGCCACATGATGTGCAGTTTGAAATACTTTTTTGTGGTGTTTGCCACTCCGATTTGCACCAGATTAAAAACGATTGGTTTCCAGGTATCTTTCCAATGGTTCCGGGGCATGAGATTGTTGGTCGTGTGGTTAAGGTTGGCGATCATGTAAAGAACTTTAAGGTTGGCGATTTAGCTGGAACAGGTTGTATGGTAGACGCCTGTATGGTTTGCGAAAACTGTAAGCAGGATTTAGAGCAATATTGCCTTGAAGGAAATACGCAAACCTATAATGGTTTAGAACGCGATGGCAAAACACCTACCTACGGTGGATATTCGGATAGCATTGTGGTTAGGGAAGAGTTCGTGCTTAAAATTGCCGATAACTTAAATCTGGCTGCGGTTGCCCCATTATTGTGTGCCGGTATTACAACTTATTCTCCTCTACGTCATTGGAAGGTGGGTAAAGGCCATAAATTAGCGGTTTTAGGCTTGGGCGGATTGGGCCACATGGCTGTTAAATTTGGTGTAGCGTTTGGTGCAGAGGTAACGGTGTTAAGTACTTCGCCTAAAAAAGAAGCAGATGCTAAAAAACTGGGTGCTCATCATTTTGTGGTGACTACCGATCCTGAACAGATAAAAGCTGCTACAGGTACATTCGATTTTATTCTGGATACCGTTTCGGCAGAGCACGATTTTAACATGTACCTTTCTTTACTAAGAACAAACGGAATTCATATTTGTGTAGGCGTGCCACCAAAACCGGCAGAAATTGCTGCGTTTAGTTTATTGGGTGGCAGAAAAAGCCTGGCTGGTTCTGGTATCGGGGGTATTAAAGAAACTCAGGAAATGCTTGATTTCTGTGCCGCCAATAATATTGTTTCGGATATTGAAATGATTGATATCAAAGATATTCATAATGCATACGAACGCATGGAAAAAGGCGACGTACGTTATCGCTTTGTGATTGATATGGCTACTTTGTAATCTGCCTGATTATTCAACAGGGAAAAACCGGAGCAATGATTGTTCCGGTTTTTTTGTTTAACCAGTCAACTGCAATAGATCTCGGGCTTCGTTGCGTGCTGCTTAAAGTCGTCATCAGGGAAGTTCAATTAACCAGCTAACCAACTAAAGAGACCAGCTAATGAACCAATGACCAATGAACAATTCAACCTATAATGCATACGCCGTCTCCGCCTTCGATTGCGAAAGCACTAAAAAACTCTGAATATTACCCACATAAGCCAGGGTACCAATATTATCCCTTAAAAAATTATTATAAGAAACCATATCCGGCATGGCTACCTTTAGCATAAAATCGAAATGCCCGGTTAGGTGGTAACATTCCATTACTTCAGGGTATTTATCCATTTCGGCTTTAAAAGCTCTGATCACATCTTCTGAATGGAGGTTAAGTTGAATGTGTGGAAAGGCGATGAAATGAGATCTCAGCTTGTCAATATCAACTAGGGCTACTGTCGATTTGATGTAGCCATTCGTTCTGAGCTTTTTAATGCGCTCAACTATGTGCGTCATGCTTTTTCTAAGCTTTCCCGAAACTTCCTTGTAGGTTAATAATCCATCGCGTTGTAAAAGGTTTAGGATTTCAATATCGGTCTGATCAACTTTTGGCGGCTGCATGTAAATACTTAGTGTATAATTGTATATTTTTTGTTCGCTTTTGTAAAGACTAAAAATAGTTAAATTAATTATATTTAAGTTAATTTATTGTCAATACTGATTAAGTTACTTAGTGTATTTAATACATTAATAGTGAAATTTTGTGGATGCCAATAAGAATTATATTCTGTTGGCTTGTTTTCTTAGCCAAATAAACCAAATTTTTGGGATGTTAAGGGGTTTGAAAAAAATAATTTTTATCAAAAAAATAGCTTGTTACTGTATAATTTGCTTAACTGCTGATCTTTATGTCGTAAATTATTAAACCAAATATTGTATTTCTCATGCTTAAAAAACACAACTTCGGCGCAGGTCCTTGCATATTGCCATCGACTGTAATGGAACAAGCTGCCCAGGCGGTTATCAACTGGAATGGGATGGGTTTGTCTATTTTGGAGGTTTCTCACCGATCGCCTGAATTTGAGGAAGTGGTACTTAAAACACAGTTGCTGGTCCGCGAGTTATTGTCTGTTCCCGATCACTATTCAGTACTTTTTTTACAGGGCGGAGCAAGTACACAATTTGCCATGATTCCAATGAACTTTTTAAGTGCAGGAAAAAAAGCAGCTTATCTCGATACCGGTTATTTTGCAATAAAAGCCATTAAAGAGGCTAGGTTATTTGGTGAAGTAGATGTTGTAGCATCTTCGAAAGATAAAGACTATGCCTATATTCCAGATCATCATGATGTGGATGCCGAATCTGCCTATATGCATTATACCTCAAATAATACGATTGAAGGAACAGAGATATTTAATTTTTCAGCCAGTGGTGTTCCATTGGTATGCGATATGTCCTCAGATATTTTTTCGAGAAAAATTAATGTAAGTGATTTTGACCTGATTTATGCAGGTGCGCAAAAGAATATGGGACCAGCAGGCATGACCCTGGTTATTGCTAAAAATGAATTTCTAGATCGTGCAAAGAAGGAAATTCCATCTATGATGGACTACCGTATATTTCGCGATAACATGAGCATGTACAATACACCGCCAGTATTTTCTATTTATGTTGCCATGCTTAATCTTTTATGGCTTAGAGATCAGGGTGGGGTAAGTGGAATCGAGCGTTGTAATATCGAGAAGGCAAAACTGTTATATGCCGAAATAGACCGGAATCCACTTTTTTATGGTACTGCGCAGGTTGCACACCGCTCTCGGATGAATGTTACTTTTCAGGCAATTGATAAAGAAGTAGAGCAGGCATTTTCAAAATTTGTAGCCGAAAAAGGCATCGTGGGGATTAAAGGTTACCGTACCGTTGGCGGCTTCCGTGCATCACTTTACAATGCACTTCCCTTATCAAGCGTAGCAGTATTGGTAGAGGCCATGGTTAGTTTCGAAAAAATATACAGTGATAAAACAGTTCTTGAACTCGAATAAATCTATAAAAAGATGATAAAAATTTCTCCTCTAAAGGCATTAAGGCCAGGGAAAGGCATTTTTGATCTGATGATCTCTGACCAGGTAAATGGTAAGGGACATAAAAATGAACAGCTTTCTTTTGAAGATATCATTAATTTGTTTGGATGTGCTTTGGACGATCAACCAGCCATTTATATTTACGAA is drawn from Pedobacter sp. HDW13 and contains these coding sequences:
- a CDS encoding TlpA disulfide reductase family protein; translated protein: MNSSPTPLNKLLKGLALTCLLAPVSLTSLAQKTITDPLVGFDGKNPNLKIVKISLSDTATVLNFETTAPAGNWIRIPKNTYIQVNGAKEKLFIKTTKGIPFNKQYIMPASGKTSYELIFPKIATTTSMIDYGEDSSDGWKIYDIELIKKQTPLPPSLYTEWYNLKNSDLTIAFYNKAVVLDQQAWTYQAITQKGDHYSLTLSNNKATKQITIEKLADNELNLTIGKLSTRLSSNKESCAQILSKEVYQLPLLKNDSAVFSGYIKNYSAKLNTKTLMLAIDNIITGEQENALVNIEPNGYFYRKIPVYHLQRVFLRSDVADENDIYLEPGKTLFVVLGNGPIKYTGNAAQLNENLRQLNSIDQYNYQRIQEMLVNMKPNDYKTYLLGLQAIEQTKLDSLNQLGKVSAKAYQVKKKDILLEYANRIMEYHWNYEYAYRSAFKLPDIATVKVEAYPADYYNFINNSDFNNELNVISNSYSTFINRIKFIPGFRMDSYTYNYKDITAALKLSGGQLSKNDIAFEKLISENGLSLSTDSASAPIIKKWNADHKSFINDFVSNAFKNRYYTTLDSATGIKQGILIDLMRSQDITEPVVSQLTPLDTKHLALAKQQISNPFLKEYIELKNNEILKQIEINKTAGGYFVNETPKVEADKIFDNIMGKYAGKVILVDFWATWCGPCLNGIKEIKPLKEEMKDSNVAFVYITNETSPLATYQNMTPNIKGQHYRLDNDAWRYLADKFKITGIPHQVLVSKEGKVVNPHLGFLDNKEIKQLLEKQL
- a CDS encoding NAD(P)-dependent alcohol dehydrogenase, which translates into the protein MIATKGYAAQSPTTDLAPWNFERREVGPHDVQFEILFCGVCHSDLHQIKNDWFPGIFPMVPGHEIVGRVVKVGDHVKNFKVGDLAGTGCMVDACMVCENCKQDLEQYCLEGNTQTYNGLERDGKTPTYGGYSDSIVVREEFVLKIADNLNLAAVAPLLCAGITTYSPLRHWKVGKGHKLAVLGLGGLGHMAVKFGVAFGAEVTVLSTSPKKEADAKKLGAHHFVVTTDPEQIKAATGTFDFILDTVSAEHDFNMYLSLLRTNGIHICVGVPPKPAEIAAFSLLGGRKSLAGSGIGGIKETQEMLDFCAANNIVSDIEMIDIKDIHNAYERMEKGDVRYRFVIDMATL
- a CDS encoding Lrp/AsnC family transcriptional regulator, with translation MQPPKVDQTDIEILNLLQRDGLLTYKEVSGKLRKSMTHIVERIKKLRTNGYIKSTVALVDIDKLRSHFIAFPHIQLNLHSEDVIRAFKAEMDKYPEVMECYHLTGHFDFMLKVAMPDMVSYNNFLRDNIGTLAYVGNIQSFLVLSQSKAETAYAL
- the serC gene encoding 3-phosphoserine/phosphohydroxythreonine transaminase — encoded protein: MLKKHNFGAGPCILPSTVMEQAAQAVINWNGMGLSILEVSHRSPEFEEVVLKTQLLVRELLSVPDHYSVLFLQGGASTQFAMIPMNFLSAGKKAAYLDTGYFAIKAIKEARLFGEVDVVASSKDKDYAYIPDHHDVDAESAYMHYTSNNTIEGTEIFNFSASGVPLVCDMSSDIFSRKINVSDFDLIYAGAQKNMGPAGMTLVIAKNEFLDRAKKEIPSMMDYRIFRDNMSMYNTPPVFSIYVAMLNLLWLRDQGGVSGIERCNIEKAKLLYAEIDRNPLFYGTAQVAHRSRMNVTFQAIDKEVEQAFSKFVAEKGIVGIKGYRTVGGFRASLYNALPLSSVAVLVEAMVSFEKIYSDKTVLELE